Genomic DNA from Chelonia mydas isolate rCheMyd1 chromosome 6, rCheMyd1.pri.v2, whole genome shotgun sequence:
GGAACCAGATGCGGCCGTGGTTCAGGTAGCAATCCTTCTGGTGGGGCCCCCCAGCCTCCAGCGGGATGTCGCAGCTTCCCAGCAGGTCATCGTCCCACTTGTTGTCCTCGTCCCAGACCTGGACTCGGATCTTGCTGGCGCTGGTGATGCGGACGGTACCAAAGTCCAAGTGGACGTTCCAGATGGGATTGTTGTTGTTCCAGATGGTGCGGGTCTGGATCTCCCTTCTCTCAAAGAAGACCTTGACGAAGGCATCCGTAGCAGTTACGTAATCCCCCCAGAGGCCACTGGCCGTCTTCACTGTCACCATCAGCTTCCCCAGGCCGCGCTCCCGCGAGCAGCACATGGTGTTGGTCATGGTATCCCCAGGGCAGAAGCAGGAGCAGGGGTCATGGGCGCTGCGTTGAGTCCCCGGGGGGCAGCTTCGGGTGCAATTCCTCCACAGGGCCCTCTCACAGATGTACTCACTCACCGCCTGCCTCAGCGCCTCCCGCTTGGGGTCATCCTGCTCCAGCAGGATGTGGATGGGGTGCAGCGAATAGGACACCAGACCGGGGCTGGCTTTGAGGCTCTCTATCCAGGTGGAGAAGACCTTGGCATCACTCCCGAAGAGCACATCAGTCgtgctctctcctccctccacctccacgtggcGCTCCCGATACGTCTCGTGGAAGCTCCCCTGgatcttccccttcttcttctcctcctcgcaCTTGCTGTGCCCACCCTTGACCGAGCCCATTCCGATACTCTTCGCTGCCTCCATGCTCAAGCAGTCCTTGATCTCGTCGTCACTCAAGCTGCTCAATGCCGCTTCGCAGACCCGCACAGCCGTCACGTCCCGTGCCCggccccccagctgcagctgggacaggTAGTGGGTGCCGTAGTTGCTGATTAGCTGCTGGTACTCCAGCTTGGATTTGCTGTCGTACTGCTCCGGGAGGTTCTCCAGCGCCAGAGTGAAATGGCTGGTGAGCGGGGACGTCTCGCTGACCCGGATCCTGGTCAGGGAGACAAGGGGAGGAGTGTGCTCAGCCCAATGAGTCAGCTGAGATCATTAGCTCTGCAGCCTAAGGCCCCAGCCAACCCAGAAGAAAGGGTCTAAGCAGGTGGTTCCTATTCAATGCAACCACCCAGTCTGCTGAACTTCACAACCTTGCTGGGGATACCGCCAGCTGCTTGATAGTTCTGGCCACAGCAGGTGGCTGTGGTGTCCTGACATACAGGACAGGAAAATCCCCCACAGCTGGCCCGTCCCAGATGtgagctggtgccccctagaggggaaaggcctctcttccctcttccccgCTCCCTTGAAACAAGCTAGTCTCctgtcctggggctggatgggaaccagggccccccagaggggaaaggccccatgtcccattccctgttTCCCTAAAACAAGCTATTcttctgtcctggggctggatgggaaccAGAGCccactagaggggaaaggccctgtgtcaCCTTGTGGTGTTGCTGTGATCCCAACTCCAGATGAGCCCTCCTGACTGAGGCTGGCTCTCACCTGTAATAGCCGCAGGAGAcctcatggctcatgaagctgtatttGTCCTTCCGCGTGCGGTCTAGCAGGAAACTGGCCAGTTTGGAATGCGATCCGGCCAGCGCCACCTGGACATTAACCTTGGGCTTCACCGGCACGTCCAGCCCCACCTTCCAGTCGTTCTGCACCGGGGATGCCGCGGACTCCATCATGCCCATCGCCGACTGCTGCACCGAGCTGCTCAGGTTGTGTTGGCATGAGACGTGGACCCTCCAGTCCACCACAGCCAGTGGCAGcctctgccactgccctcccTGCAGTTGGTTCCGGCACAGGGTGCAGGTGCCGTCTGGATTCTGCCAGTCACTGCTGTCCACCAGATCGGCCCCCTTCCTGGCCATCGTGGTCACATCGATGCCCATTCCTACCAAGCTGTGCCCGGGCACGAAGGCCGTGTGCTTCTTGCATTCATTGACCGTGCCTGTGTGACAATGGGAGGAGGCCCCAGGgcagatgaagaggaggagggggatgaagGCACCACATCTGggcatggctgatgtgatgggTTCCGCCACCCACGAAGGGCCGTCGGCCTCTGAACTCCCCtacagggagagaaacagagagatcCAGAATTAGTGACAATCCAGTGGCAGGCAGTTCCATTGGTTAACTCTGTTGTAGCAACAGAGACATCCACTTACCATCCATGACATCTACCATGTTCTACAGCACACCCATGAAAACTGTGGGCTCTAGAAACTCTGGTGGCAATACATAAATGACCTGATGCCTCATTTGCATGTT
This window encodes:
- the LOC119566311 gene encoding perforin-1-like — encoded protein: MMTAETLRTQEPFCGGLIHLQSASLPAETHPSPGCRWASDPKYTSAWLLRQGSSEADGPSWVAEPITSAMPRCGAFIPLLLFICPGASSHCHTGTVNECKKHTAFVPGHSLVGMGIDVTTMARKGADLVDSSDWQNPDGTCTLCRNQLQGGQWQRLPLAVVDWRVHVSCQHNLSSSVQQSAMGMMESAASPVQNDWKVGLDVPVKPKVNVQVALAGSHSKLASFLLDRTRKDKYSFMSHEVSCGYYRIRVSETSPLTSHFTLALENLPEQYDSKSKLEYQQLISNYGTHYLSQLQLGGRARDVTAVRVCEAALSSLSDDEIKDCLSMEAAKSIGMGSVKGGHSKCEEEKKKGKIQGSFHETYRERHVEVEGGESTTDVLFGSDAKVFSTWIESLKASPGLVSYSLHPIHILLEQDDPKREALRQAVSEYICERALWRNCTRSCPPGTQRSAHDPCSCFCPGDTMTNTMCCSRERGLGKLMVTVKTASGLWGDYVTATDAFVKVFFERREIQTRTIWNNNNPIWNVHLDFGTVRITSASKIRVQVWDEDNKWDDDLLGSCDIPLEAGGPHQKDCYLNHGRIWFQYSLRCGPHLGGRSCFDYVSQPP